GTTGGCGCTGGAGATGCTTACATCGAGCTTGGCATAGGCCTGGCCCACGCTCGCCTCCTGGCCGTTGACGCCAATGCGCATGCCCTGCAGGGCAATGGCCGAGGCAGGCTGGGCGCTGTCGTCCAGGCTGATGAAAAACGGCGCGTTAAACAGGTAGCTGTAGTTATCGAACTGCTGCACCTCAAACACCACGTAGGCATCGGCCATATCCACCAAATGCGAGACGCTAAACAGCAGGAAGAATTTCTCACCCACGCCGGCGTCGTAATTGGCCTGAATGTCGTCGGCACTCAGGGCGCGGTTATGAATGGCCAACAGGCGCACCGAGCCCAGCCAGGGGTTGGAGTTACCCACCTCTGCACCCAGCGCCAGGGCGAAGCTTTTATCCCAGTTCACCAGGGTGCCACCGGCCAGCGGGTCTGCATTGCTTACCCGGCTGCCGTTCACATAGATGCTGCGCCCGTTTACCGGATCGTAGTTCAGCACCACGTGTTGCAGGGTGGCCTGCAGCACTTCATCGGCATTGGGGGTTGAAAGCAGTGGCATGCCATCGGCATCGTTGCCCACCGAGTGGCGCAGGGCGAAATCGTAGTTGTACAGGGTTTGGCCCAGCGTGAAGTTGCGGCTGTCGTCGCCACCTGAGTAGGTGATGATGCGCGCAGGGCCATCCTGGGTCACGTTTTCAGGGATTACCCAGGCCTCAATGGAGAACTCGCCGGTGGCCGTTAACAGATCGTAGAGCTTTTCACTGCCGGTTGTGGTGGCCTGGGCCTTGCCGCCGTTGAACTTCACGCCCCAGGCGCCCAGCCATTCATAGGCGCCAGACAGGCGCAGATCCATGGCCGGTTGAATACCCGAGGTATCGAAGGCGGTGTTGCCGGCGCCGGTTTTGAATTGGTAGAGCGCAATCACGTTACTTTCCACGCGGCCACCAGATGAGGCCACAATGCCATCGGCCGCCAGGTTCATGGCCTTGGAGATCACCAGCGCCGGGTCTACCGCCACCGGGGTGATGCTGTCTGAAAAGGCGGTGATGGCTGCCTGCATTTCATTGGCGGCGGCCAAACAGTTGCCGCCCCAGCAGTTGTGGGATTCATCGCGCAGGCGCACCACCAAGCGGGAGTTGGCCGGGGTATCCAGGTTAATGCGCGAGCGGGCGGCATCGTAAGACACGGCGATATCGCCCTCGCCAAGGTAGGGCTGCTGCTGGTTGGCAGAGCCGCTGGAATGGCAGCTGCTGCAGTATTCGGTTAGCAGATCATGCACGGGCTCAAACCCGTCTGGTGCGGGCGGGAAGCTTTTGCTGTTGCCCACGTCTTTAATGGCAGGCGCCGTGAGAATAACCGTGTTAGACACAGAGCCCGAGGCCTGGGCCCAGCGGGTAATCAGCACGGTAAGCTCATCGGCACAGGCGCTGGCTTCCGTCTTCCAGCAGTTGTGGCCACCGCCCACTTTGGTTACCAGGCGCGAGGCCGCAGGGTTGGCCAAATCTACCAGGCCATTGGCGATGGAGTAGGCGGCGTTGACGTCGTCGCGGCGCACAAACTGGGGCGACTGGCCGTTTTCAACGTGGCAGGCGCCGCAGCGGTCGTCGGCTACCAGGTTGTCCCACACGTTGATTTTAAAGCTCTGCACGTCTTCGGTTTGGGGCGCAGGGCCCGTGTACACGAAGCCTGTGCTGCCGCCGGCGGCGTTTGGGTTGTTGTTTTCAGTGGTTTTCGCACCCGAGCCACCGCCACAGGCGGTGAGCGCCAGTAAGGCGACGGGCAGCAGGGCGCGACTGAGATTGGCTAGAGAATACATAAGTAGCGCCCCTTAATCGGTCAGGCAGTATTCAGCCGATTCGGCGAATACCTGTTTGAGCTTGTAGTTACTGGCCTTGAAGCTGGCCACCATATTGCTAACGGCGGTGCGATCATCGGCATCGCCCGGTTCGCGCAAGCACACGGTTTTAAACACTTTTTTCACCTGGCACTGGGCAAAGGCCTCTGAGTGGGCAAGCTCCATGCCCATGGTTTTGGCACCACTGCCAGAGCCCGGCAGGCTGTCATCCCAGCCCAACAGCTTGTTCTGGCCCTCGCGCCAGTAGTTTTCCCACTGGTCATCGGGGGTCACAAAACCGTAGGGGAAGGTGGTGGAGTTGATGTGGTACTTGGCCTGCACGCGGGTGCCTGTGTCTGGGTCTAGCTCGCCTGCACTGTTGTACACCAGCTGGCCGTTTTCACCGGTGAGGTCGTTATCGGCATCGTACTGGTAGTTGTAGTAGGCAAAGGCCTGGGCCATTGGGTCCATGCCGCTGTGGCAACCAATGCAGTTGTTATTAAACACGCGGCTGTCGCCACCGGGGCTGCGGCTCACATCCTGGCGGATGCGATCGGGGGTGCGGGTGATGTCGTGCACCTGCTCCAAGTCCATACACAGGTGGTTCATGAGCGTGAAGCGGAACATGGCGCGGTTGGTACCGGCTATGAAGAAGGCCTTGGCGGCGGCGCGGGTGGTCATCAGGCCCGCGGTGGCCTCGTCTTCAAGGCCTGTGACGGCGGTTTGGGTTTTGCGCTCAAGGCCCGTAATCAAATTGGCGCCACTGGCAAACAACTCACGGTAGTGGTTGTTGTTATTGTTGGCGTAGGCCGGCAGGTTCAGCGAATCGGCGCCCACGTAGATCACGTTGTCGTAGAGGGCGGTGCGGAAATCCGCATCGTCGCGCACCAGGCCAATCACCGTGGCCACATAGTCGTTGAAATCCCGGAACACATCGCCATCGCGGTTGGTGGCGGGGGTAAACATGTTTTTCAGGGTTACGGCGTAGAAGCTGTTCTTGCTCATGGCCGTGTAGGCTGCCGCCTGGGCATCGCCTGCCTGAATATCCTCGGCCATGCCAATCAGCTCGGCCTCGGTGGGTGGCACGCCGGCCAGCCTGTCGTGTATGCGCTTGGCCTCTTCACGGGGGCCTGCTTGAACCGCCATCGCAGCCGACAGGGCGACGGTCAAGAGCGCGGTGCTCATTTGGGGGAATTTCATGGGATACTTCCTGGCTCGCCTAGCTCACTGGGTTCATTCTATGCTGTATTTCTACACCGGCGCCTGCGGTTGATGGTGCGCAAACTACCGCTGGTCAGCGGTTGCCGCCAAGTTGTGACGGGGTTCTAATATTTGGTGTAGAACGCTTTGTAAATCTTGGGCAATTGAAACACTGTACCAAGTCGCACAGATAAATTTCCTGCAGGCTGCACAATTTGTGTACGACTTCACAACGCCGGCATAGAGATTGTTTTTAAGTCTGGGCCTGAAGCTGGCTACAATGGCCGTTTGCCCGCGCCAGTTTTAAGCGGCAATTTGGCCGCCCTAATTACAGCGGCCACCCCGGTTAACGCTGCCACATTAGTTACTGTAGAGAACGCACCCCGTTATGTTGTATCGCCCGCTCTCCCTTTTTCCGGCCTTGGCCGCCGTTGCCGCCCTTTTTGTTGGCGGTTGCAGCAGCAAGTCTGAAACCGGCACCCTGGACGACATAGAGCCAGATCCCGTGGTGCTGGATATCCCCATGGCCTACATCAACCGGCCCATTCCCATAGATGAAGCCGGCAACCGGGTAGCAGACGACATTCTCTTGCCGCAGACCTTTAACCCGGGCGCGGTACTCTATTTGAAAGACCGCGCCTCCAGCAGTGCCGCCGAAGTAGACATCACCTCCCAGGCCTGGGACGAAGGTGCCGCTTACGATGTAAAAGACATCAGCACCTCC
This genomic stretch from Simiduia sp. 21SJ11W-1 harbors:
- a CDS encoding LamG domain-containing protein, with protein sequence MYSLANLSRALLPVALLALTACGGGSGAKTTENNNPNAAGGSTGFVYTGPAPQTEDVQSFKINVWDNLVADDRCGACHVENGQSPQFVRRDDVNAAYSIANGLVDLANPAASRLVTKVGGGHNCWKTEASACADELTVLITRWAQASGSVSNTVILTAPAIKDVGNSKSFPPAPDGFEPVHDLLTEYCSSCHSSGSANQQQPYLGEGDIAVSYDAARSRINLDTPANSRLVVRLRDESHNCWGGNCLAAANEMQAAITAFSDSITPVAVDPALVISKAMNLAADGIVASSGGRVESNVIALYQFKTGAGNTAFDTSGIQPAMDLRLSGAYEWLGAWGVKFNGGKAQATTTGSEKLYDLLTATGEFSIEAWVIPENVTQDGPARIITYSGGDDSRNFTLGQTLYNYDFALRHSVGNDADGMPLLSTPNADEVLQATLQHVVLNYDPVNGRSIYVNGSRVSNADPLAGGTLVNWDKSFALALGAEVGNSNPWLGSVRLLAIHNRALSADDIQANYDAGVGEKFFLLFSVSHLVDMADAYVVFEVQQFDNYSYLFNAPFFISLDDSAQPASAIALQGMRIGVNGQEASVGQAYAKLDVSISSANYQAGGLQLSPLGTVVPLDKGPTSDEFFLTFDRLGDETFVRVEADPAVPGAPDDITGQSLIGLRHFAEINASLSALTGIESTNSAVAQLFTQVQQQLPTAEDPMGFLAAHQMGITQLAVQYCNELVDDTSKRASYFAGFDFNAGISTAFDNQAKRDQVTGPLIQALLAHSFDTVPGGSTDVLGDQPLLGEVKTELDALITDMTAPCTANCKSANERTLNTVKAVCAAATGSAVTLLQ